One segment of Stomatobaculum sp. F0698 DNA contains the following:
- a CDS encoding acetate/propionate family kinase has product MKILVMNCGSSSLKYQLIDMENESVLAKGLCERIGIEGSLLAHTPAGGEKYKLEVAMPTHKEAIELVMKALVDPDHGVIQSTDEISAIGHRVVHGGTYYSASVLVDENVKKAIADCFDLAPLHNPANLMGIEACEAAMPGKPNVAVFDTAFGMSMEEKAYLYALPYEYYEKYRVRRYGFHGTSHNFVAGEVIRKGGLDPKNAKVVVCHLGNGASVSASIGGKCVDTSMGMTPLEGLIMGTRSGDIDPAIIQFICEHEKLTVEEMTDVLNKKSGVLGLSNGISSDFRDIDDAANDGNKLARVALDAFTLRVAKYVGAYITEMNGVDAIAFTAGVGENDKFMRKNICAYLEYLGVEIDDERNNVRGEERLVSTDSSKVKVYLLPTNEELAIARDTLALTK; this is encoded by the coding sequence ATGAAAATTCTTGTCATGAACTGCGGAAGCTCTTCTCTCAAGTATCAGCTGATCGATATGGAGAACGAGAGTGTGCTCGCGAAGGGTCTCTGCGAGAGAATCGGTATCGAGGGCTCTCTGCTCGCACATACGCCGGCGGGCGGCGAGAAGTATAAGCTCGAGGTTGCGATGCCGACTCACAAGGAGGCGATTGAGCTTGTCATGAAGGCTCTTGTCGATCCCGACCACGGTGTGATTCAGAGCACGGATGAGATTTCCGCAATCGGACATCGTGTGGTTCACGGCGGAACGTATTACAGTGCGTCCGTTCTGGTTGATGAGAACGTCAAGAAGGCGATTGCGGACTGCTTCGATTTGGCCCCCCTTCACAATCCGGCAAACCTCATGGGTATTGAAGCCTGCGAGGCGGCTATGCCCGGAAAGCCGAATGTCGCTGTCTTTGATACGGCTTTCGGTATGAGCATGGAGGAGAAGGCATATCTCTATGCGCTGCCCTACGAGTACTATGAGAAGTACAGGGTTCGCCGTTACGGCTTCCACGGCACCAGCCACAACTTTGTCGCGGGCGAGGTGATTCGTAAGGGAGGTCTCGATCCGAAGAACGCAAAGGTCGTCGTGTGCCACCTCGGCAACGGCGCTTCGGTTTCGGCCTCGATCGGCGGCAAGTGCGTGGATACATCCATGGGCATGACTCCGCTCGAGGGCCTTATTATGGGCACTCGCTCGGGAGACATTGACCCCGCGATCATTCAGTTTATCTGCGAGCACGAGAAGCTCACGGTTGAGGAGATGACGGATGTTCTGAATAAGAAGTCCGGTGTTCTGGGCTTAAGCAACGGCATTTCCTCCGATTTCCGCGACATTGACGATGCGGCGAACGACGGCAACAAGCTCGCAAGGGTGGCGCTCGACGCTTTCACGCTCCGCGTTGCGAAGTATGTCGGCGCTTATATCACCGAAATGAACGGTGTCGATGCGATTGCCTTCACGGCAGGTGTCGGCGAGAACGATAAGTTCATGAGAAAGAATATCTGCGCATATCTCGAGTACCTCGGCGTGGAAATTGACGACGAGAGAAACAATGTGCGCGGTGAAGAGCGCCTTGTTTCGACGGACAGCTCGAAGGTCAAGGTATACCTCCTTCCGACCAACGAGGAACTCGCAATCGCAAGAGATACGCTCGCACTGACGAAGTAA
- the pta gene encoding phosphate acetyltransferase: MYTFGTMIHKLKENPKTIVFTEGTDPRILEAASRLLASNFLKPILVGNPDAIEAAAEDAGYNIRGAQIVDPENFDRFDEMVEMFCEIRKSKGVTPEQAKKVLSGANYFGTMLIKMGIGDCLLGGATYSTADTVRPALQIIKTKPGNKIVSSCFILVRPSATGDNELLAMADCAINIKPTEDELVEICGETVSCAKIFGIEPKVAFLSYSTVGSGSGEDVDKMRNACAKAKAAFPDEAIDGEMQFDAAVSPTVARTKIKDSKVAGYANTFIFPDINAGNIGYKIAQRLGGFDAYGPILLGLNAPINDLSRGCNALEVYSMAIVTAALA; the protein is encoded by the coding sequence ATGTACACATTCGGTACGATGATCCACAAGCTCAAAGAGAACCCGAAGACCATTGTGTTTACGGAGGGCACGGACCCGCGCATTCTCGAGGCGGCATCCCGTCTCCTGGCGAGTAATTTCTTAAAGCCGATTCTGGTCGGTAACCCGGATGCCATTGAGGCAGCGGCAGAGGACGCGGGCTACAACATCCGCGGCGCACAGATTGTCGATCCGGAGAACTTTGACCGCTTTGACGAGATGGTCGAGATGTTCTGCGAAATCAGAAAGTCGAAGGGCGTGACCCCGGAGCAGGCAAAGAAGGTGCTTTCCGGCGCAAACTACTTCGGCACCATGCTGATTAAGATGGGCATCGGTGACTGCCTGCTCGGCGGTGCGACCTATTCCACGGCGGACACGGTTCGTCCGGCGCTCCAGATTATCAAGACCAAGCCGGGCAACAAGATTGTTTCCTCCTGCTTCATTCTCGTTCGTCCGTCCGCGACCGGTGACAACGAGCTGCTCGCAATGGCGGACTGCGCAATCAACATCAAGCCGACCGAAGACGAATTGGTTGAGATTTGCGGTGAGACCGTGAGCTGCGCAAAGATTTTCGGCATCGAGCCGAAGGTCGCTTTCCTCAGTTACTCGACCGTGGGTTCCGGCTCCGGTGAGGATGTCGACAAGATGAGAAATGCTTGCGCAAAGGCAAAGGCTGCGTTCCCGGACGAGGCAATCGACGGTGAGATGCAGTTTGACGCAGCGGTTTCTCCGACCGTCGCGCGCACCAAGATAAAGGACAGCAAGGTCGCGGGTTATGCGAACACCTTCATTTTCCCGGATATCAATGCGGGTAACATCGGCTACAAGATCGCGCAGAGACTCGGCGGCTTCGATGCTTACGGCCCGATTCTGCTCGGTCTGAATGCGCCGATCAACGACCTCTCCAGAGGTTGCAACGCTCTCGAGGTTTACTCGATGGCAATCGTGACCGCAGCGCTCGCATAA
- the rpmF gene encoding 50S ribosomal protein L32, with product MSICPKNKSSKGHRDQRRANWKMGVMNLVKCPKCGELMMPHRVCKNCGTYNKKEIVKVAD from the coding sequence ATGTCGATTTGTCCGAAGAATAAATCTTCCAAAGGCCACAGAGATCAGAGAAGAGCCAACTGGAAGATGGGCGTGATGAACCTTGTCAAGTGCCCGAAGTGCGGCGAGCTTATGATGCCGCATCGCGTCTGCAAGAACTGCGGGACGTACAATAAGAAGGAGATCGTGAAAGTCGCTGACTGA
- the plsX gene encoding phosphate acyltransferase PlsX has translation MVRVAVDAMGGDNAPGEIVKGCLEALRKSPEVKILLCGKPEALEQALAGQSYPAERLETVPASEVIETGDSPVISVRKKKDASLVVGMKLIREERADAFVSAGNSGAILVGGQVLVGRLPGVERAPFAPLIPTEDGGATLLLDSGANVDAKAAHLVQFAQMGSLYMERALGISRPRVAILNVGLEEEKGNALVKETYPLLRATPGLNFIGSIEAREVLHGQADVCVAEAFTGNMVLKAIEGTASTFQTIIKRAAMSNLRSKIGAALLKPALKEALKGFDASRYGGAPMLGLRGLVVKVHGNAKAAEVCNAVLQCETFHRENILQSIAEAVNVGER, from the coding sequence ATGGTGAGAGTAGCAGTAGACGCGATGGGCGGCGACAACGCGCCCGGTGAAATTGTAAAGGGTTGCCTGGAGGCGCTGAGAAAGAGCCCCGAGGTAAAAATTCTGCTCTGCGGAAAACCGGAGGCCCTGGAGCAAGCGCTTGCGGGACAGAGCTATCCGGCGGAGCGGCTGGAAACGGTACCGGCATCGGAGGTCATTGAGACCGGCGATTCGCCGGTTATTTCCGTGCGGAAAAAGAAGGATGCTTCGCTCGTGGTCGGTATGAAGCTGATACGCGAGGAAAGAGCGGATGCCTTTGTTTCCGCCGGTAACAGCGGTGCGATACTGGTCGGCGGTCAGGTACTGGTCGGTCGGCTGCCCGGTGTGGAGCGCGCGCCGTTTGCGCCCCTCATTCCGACCGAAGACGGCGGCGCCACTTTGCTTTTGGACTCGGGCGCCAATGTCGACGCGAAGGCAGCGCATCTTGTGCAGTTTGCGCAGATGGGCTCTCTCTACATGGAGAGGGCGCTCGGCATAAGCCGTCCCCGCGTCGCAATCCTGAATGTGGGACTGGAAGAAGAGAAGGGCAATGCGCTGGTTAAGGAGACCTATCCGCTCCTTCGGGCGACGCCGGGACTCAACTTCATCGGCAGCATTGAGGCGCGCGAGGTTCTGCACGGGCAGGCGGATGTCTGCGTCGCGGAGGCCTTTACCGGCAATATGGTGCTGAAGGCCATCGAGGGAACGGCGTCAACGTTTCAGACCATTATTAAGCGCGCGGCCATGTCGAATTTGCGGAGCAAGATCGGTGCGGCACTTCTGAAACCGGCCTTAAAAGAGGCCTTAAAGGGCTTCGATGCCTCCCGCTACGGCGGCGCACCCATGCTCGGTCTGCGCGGCCTTGTGGTCAAAGTGCACGGAAACGCGAAGGCGGCCGAGGTTTGCAATGCAGTGTTGCAGTGCGAGACCTTTCACCGCGAGAACATTTTACAGAGCATTGCGGAGGCAGTGAATGTTGGAGAGAGATGA
- a CDS encoding acyl carrier protein, with protein MLERDEIRRIVAEVLELPKEELDDRANFTELYFADSLERYRIVLGLESYFQLRFPPEAVDKIQSVESAERAIRALRAGR; from the coding sequence ATGTTGGAGAGAGATGAAATTCGGCGCATTGTCGCGGAGGTCCTGGAGCTTCCCAAGGAAGAACTGGATGACCGCGCGAACTTCACCGAGCTTTATTTTGCGGATTCTCTGGAGCGCTATCGCATTGTGCTTGGGCTTGAGAGCTATTTTCAGCTTCGGTTTCCGCCCGAAGCGGTCGATAAAATACAGTCCGTCGAGTCTGCGGAGCGCGCCATTCGCGCACTCCGCGCGGGACGGTGA
- the rnc gene encoding ribonuclease III translates to MDSDIIRELEEHLNYSFQNRELLVQALTHTSFANEAHSGHLGSNERLEFLGDAVLELVSSEFFYREKTQLSEGELTKLRASFVCEPALAYCAEQIPLSPYLLLGRGEEMTGGRTRPSIVSDAMEAVVGALYLDGGPEIARGFIERFILNDIEGKRYFYDAKTILQEEIQRDKDAVLSYELLAETGPEHLKRFTVAALRDGVAIAEGTGSSKKEAEQRAAYAALLTLGIAESGGSSCT, encoded by the coding sequence TTGGATTCCGATATCATCAGAGAATTGGAGGAGCATCTTAACTACTCCTTTCAAAACAGGGAGCTTTTGGTTCAGGCGCTCACGCACACTTCCTTTGCAAATGAGGCGCACAGCGGACATCTCGGCTCAAACGAGAGACTGGAGTTCCTCGGCGATGCGGTGCTGGAACTCGTGAGTTCCGAGTTCTTTTACCGCGAAAAGACACAGCTCAGCGAGGGAGAACTCACAAAGCTCCGGGCGAGCTTTGTCTGCGAGCCGGCACTCGCCTATTGCGCGGAGCAGATTCCGCTCTCCCCGTATCTGCTGCTCGGAAGAGGTGAGGAAATGACCGGCGGCAGAACCCGTCCCAGCATCGTAAGCGATGCAATGGAGGCTGTGGTGGGAGCGCTTTACTTAGACGGCGGACCGGAAATCGCACGGGGCTTCATTGAGCGTTTTATCTTGAACGACATCGAGGGAAAGCGCTATTTTTATGACGCGAAGACCATCTTGCAGGAAGAAATTCAGAGGGACAAGGATGCGGTACTCTCGTACGAACTTCTTGCCGAGACAGGACCGGAACACTTAAAGCGATTCACGGTTGCGGCGCTTCGGGACGGTGTTGCGATTGCGGAGGGCACGGGCAGCAGCAAGAAGGAGGCGGAGCAGCGCGCGGCTTATGCGGCGCTCCTCACCCTCGGAATTGCGGAATCCGGAGGGTCCTCATGTACTTAA
- the smc gene encoding chromosome segregation protein SMC, producing the protein MYLKSIEVQGFKSFANKILFSFQHGVTGIVGPNGSGKSNVGDAVRWVLGEQSAKSLRGGNMQDVIFAGTASRKPQGFAYVAITLDNADRALSLDYDEVTVSRRLYRSGESEYRLNGSPCRLKDVNELFMDTGIGQEGYSIIGQGQVEKILSGRPEERRELFDEAAGITKFRKRKAAAEKKLENEHDNLVRVSDILQELSKQVEPLRKQSETAEKYLKLRDEVKALDLNLFLLQSEASRSALQEIEKRAQILADEVSRAVGEEEALKRQYESLDRLLEELDAALAAKRAELEARRRESGTVSGRIAVLEEQTRAEQTKIEEISVRRERSERERSAREEERNSLLERQASIAKTAEEAGSRAAKAESERLASEQAVQALEEEVQRRKDTVISLINERADMSSRGARYEAMMQEANIRASKSAQRLLQLKTDFDGLELALQRAEAETSELCEKRDSAGQERAELGKRIAENEKAQSALLSLLRETQKAYQANAARLETLQNFTERYEGFGQSVQRVMGVRDRVRGIYGVVADLISVEKRYEQAIETALGARMQNIVVDNEETAKQLIEFLKKNRYGRATFLPRSAQHPRPFDAGAVLKEPGVLGIASDLVKTEAQYAVVLQNLIGRDIVVDNIDHAIAISKKYRQSYRLVTLEGDQLNPGGSMTGGAFRNSSNLLSRRREMDELKLAQEKLLHRNESEERELKELRDSLRTLSERFQTLGEEEHTLSISLNTAELSKKSLREKKNELESQLKEIGSERREITTSLESLEMNRGGLQGDLDSIDLRQREEEAEIQKLQSTLEEKRRAHTALLEQQSKTAIEASLAAEQQRHLRENLRRVEEESARIAAESEALLAEREASERSVEARRQSIGEAREALRELEEEQRKLEEALASLETEKSRHNGEQKQRFEKRDEITARRTELEKDLFRVNAQRDKETEQREAQCAYILSEYNLTEEGARQYRDPSLGDMPEAKRSIREKKEAMRALGNVNVNAIEDYKEVSERHSFLSTQCEDLRRAEDALKQVIEELDLGMRKRFSEGFQSIQKAFNQVFRELFGGGKGELRLEEGVDLLEAGIAIIAEPPGKKLQNMMQLSGGEKALTAIALLFAIQNLKPSPFALLDEIEAALDDSNVDRFAQYLKKLAKNTQFIVITHRRGTMVAADRLYGITMQEKGVSALVSVSLIEDQLDK; encoded by the coding sequence ATGTACTTAAAGAGCATTGAGGTACAGGGCTTTAAGTCCTTCGCAAATAAAATTCTGTTTTCCTTTCAGCACGGCGTGACCGGCATTGTGGGGCCGAACGGCTCGGGCAAGTCAAATGTCGGCGATGCGGTGCGCTGGGTGCTCGGGGAACAGAGTGCAAAGAGTCTTCGCGGCGGCAACATGCAAGATGTTATCTTTGCGGGGACCGCAAGCCGAAAACCGCAGGGCTTCGCCTATGTCGCCATTACCCTGGACAATGCGGACCGCGCGCTTTCTCTGGATTACGACGAGGTCACGGTTTCGCGTCGGCTTTACCGTTCGGGGGAAAGTGAATATCGCTTAAACGGGAGTCCCTGCCGCTTAAAGGATGTCAATGAGCTCTTCATGGACACCGGTATCGGGCAGGAGGGTTATTCCATCATAGGTCAGGGGCAGGTGGAGAAGATACTCTCCGGCAGACCGGAGGAGAGGCGTGAACTCTTCGACGAGGCGGCGGGTATCACAAAGTTCCGCAAGCGCAAGGCCGCTGCCGAAAAGAAGCTTGAGAACGAGCACGATAATTTGGTGCGAGTCTCGGATATTTTGCAGGAACTTTCGAAACAGGTGGAACCGCTCAGAAAGCAGTCTGAAACCGCCGAGAAATACCTCAAGTTGAGAGACGAAGTAAAAGCTCTCGACCTCAATTTATTTCTGCTCCAGAGCGAGGCTTCGCGGAGCGCGTTACAGGAGATCGAAAAGCGTGCGCAGATTCTCGCCGATGAGGTGTCACGTGCGGTCGGCGAGGAGGAGGCGCTGAAGCGTCAGTATGAATCCTTGGATCGCCTGCTCGAAGAACTGGATGCCGCCCTCGCCGCAAAGCGGGCTGAACTCGAAGCGCGGCGCAGGGAGAGCGGAACTGTGAGCGGTCGCATTGCCGTTTTGGAAGAACAGACCCGCGCGGAACAAACGAAAATCGAAGAGATTTCCGTACGGCGGGAGCGCAGCGAGCGAGAGCGCAGCGCGCGCGAAGAGGAACGAAACAGCCTGCTGGAAAGGCAGGCGAGCATTGCGAAGACAGCCGAAGAGGCCGGCAGTCGCGCGGCAAAAGCAGAGTCCGAGCGTCTTGCTTCCGAACAGGCCGTGCAAGCCCTTGAGGAAGAGGTGCAGCGCCGTAAGGACACGGTTATTTCGCTGATCAACGAGCGCGCGGATATGAGTTCCCGCGGCGCGCGTTACGAGGCCATGATGCAGGAGGCCAATATCCGCGCATCCAAGAGTGCGCAGCGACTCTTGCAGCTAAAGACAGACTTTGACGGTCTGGAACTTGCCCTGCAGCGTGCGGAAGCGGAGACAAGCGAACTCTGTGAAAAGCGAGACAGCGCGGGACAGGAGAGAGCGGAACTCGGCAAGCGCATTGCCGAGAATGAAAAGGCGCAGAGCGCCTTGCTTTCGCTGCTGCGTGAGACACAGAAAGCCTACCAGGCCAATGCGGCGCGGCTTGAGACCCTGCAGAACTTCACGGAGCGCTATGAGGGCTTCGGGCAGAGTGTGCAGCGCGTCATGGGAGTCCGTGACCGCGTGCGCGGCATTTACGGCGTGGTCGCGGATCTCATTTCGGTCGAGAAGCGCTACGAACAGGCAATCGAGACGGCACTCGGTGCGCGCATGCAAAATATCGTCGTAGATAACGAAGAGACGGCGAAGCAGCTCATCGAATTCCTGAAAAAGAATCGTTACGGCCGGGCAACCTTTTTGCCCCGCAGTGCCCAGCACCCGCGACCCTTTGATGCCGGGGCGGTGCTGAAAGAGCCGGGTGTCCTCGGCATCGCCTCCGATCTTGTGAAGACGGAGGCGCAGTACGCTGTCGTGCTTCAAAACCTGATCGGAAGAGACATCGTGGTCGATAACATTGACCATGCGATTGCCATCTCCAAAAAGTATCGCCAGAGTTACCGGCTGGTGACCCTCGAGGGGGATCAGTTGAACCCGGGCGGTTCCATGACGGGCGGCGCATTTCGAAACAGCTCGAATCTCTTAAGCCGCCGTCGCGAGATGGATGAGCTTAAACTCGCGCAGGAAAAGCTTTTACACCGAAACGAGAGCGAGGAGCGGGAGTTAAAAGAACTGCGGGACAGCCTTCGCACACTCTCCGAACGTTTTCAGACGCTCGGAGAGGAAGAGCATACGCTCTCGATTTCGCTGAATACGGCGGAACTCTCCAAGAAGAGCTTGCGCGAAAAGAAGAACGAACTTGAATCGCAGCTCAAGGAGATCGGAAGCGAGCGCCGGGAAATTACGACCAGCCTTGAGTCCCTGGAGATGAATCGCGGCGGTTTACAGGGGGATTTGGACAGCATCGATTTAAGACAGCGCGAGGAAGAGGCGGAAATCCAAAAGCTGCAGTCAACACTGGAAGAAAAGCGGCGGGCGCATACGGCCCTGCTCGAGCAGCAGTCAAAGACCGCAATCGAAGCGAGTCTTGCGGCGGAGCAACAGCGCCATCTTCGAGAAAATCTACGCCGAGTCGAAGAAGAGAGCGCGAGAATCGCGGCAGAGTCCGAGGCACTTCTCGCCGAGCGTGAGGCTTCCGAGCGGTCGGTCGAAGCGCGGCGGCAAAGTATAGGCGAGGCGCGGGAAGCGCTGCGGGAGCTCGAAGAAGAACAGCGGAAACTTGAGGAAGCACTGGCTTCGCTCGAGACCGAGAAAAGCCGTCATAACGGCGAGCAGAAGCAGCGTTTTGAAAAGCGCGACGAAATTACGGCGCGGAGAACCGAACTCGAAAAAGATCTGTTCCGCGTGAACGCGCAGCGGGACAAGGAGACAGAGCAGAGAGAGGCGCAGTGCGCGTACATCCTAAGTGAGTATAATCTCACCGAGGAGGGCGCAAGGCAGTACCGCGATCCTTCGCTCGGCGATATGCCGGAAGCAAAGCGCAGCATACGCGAAAAGAAAGAGGCCATGCGTGCCCTCGGCAATGTCAATGTCAACGCGATTGAGGATTACAAGGAGGTCTCCGAGCGTCACAGCTTCCTGAGCACGCAGTGCGAGGATCTGAGACGGGCTGAGGATGCTTTAAAACAGGTTATCGAAGAACTGGATCTCGGCATGCGGAAGCGCTTTTCGGAGGGCTTTCAGAGCATACAGAAGGCCTTTAATCAGGTATTTCGCGAGCTCTTCGGCGGCGGAAAAGGCGAACTTCGACTGGAAGAGGGGGTCGATTTACTGGAGGCCGGCATTGCGATTATCGCAGAGCCCCCGGGCAAGAAGCTGCAGAACATGATGCAGCTCTCGGGCGGCGAGAAGGCGCTCACGGCGATTGCTTTGCTCTTTGCGATTCAGAACCTGAAGCCTTCGCCCTTTGCGCTGCTCGACGAGATCGAGGCGGCGCTCGATGACTCCAATGTGGATCGTTTTGCGCAGTACCTAAAAAAGCTCGCAAAGAATACGCAGTTTATCGTTATCACCCACCGGCGCGGCACCATGGTCGCGGCGGATCGGCTCTACGGCATCACAATGCAGGAGAAGGGCGTATCCGCTCTGGTCTCCGTGAGTCTCATTGAGGATCAGCTGGATAAGTAG
- the ftsY gene encoding signal recognition particle-docking protein FtsY, with protein sequence MAEEKKGFFSRLVAGLEKTRKAVVYGLDDLFNGPGEVDDEFFDELEEILITGDVGVRATEEILEELREAVEAQHVRARSACRDLLIDSIKSRMDLGENAYDFEKQPSVLLLIGVNGVGKTTTAGKMAAQAKANGKRVLLAGADTFRAAAIEQLEAWSQRAGVEMVKSSAGADPAAVVFDACQAARARRTDLLICDTAGRLHNKKNLMEELRKIDRVLQRELPDYRRETLLVLDGTTGQNAIEQAKEFGDICEISGVALTKLDGSAKGGVAIAIQAELKLPVKFIGVGEKIDDLRKFDAAQYVEALFARHTDSESEEEAESSWNQ encoded by the coding sequence ATGGCAGAGGAAAAGAAAGGGTTTTTCAGTCGCCTGGTTGCGGGGCTTGAAAAGACCAGAAAGGCCGTGGTCTACGGCCTCGACGACCTGTTCAACGGCCCGGGCGAGGTGGATGATGAGTTCTTTGACGAACTTGAGGAAATTTTAATCACCGGCGATGTGGGTGTGCGCGCAACCGAGGAAATTCTGGAGGAACTCCGTGAGGCGGTCGAAGCGCAGCACGTGCGGGCGCGCAGTGCCTGCCGCGATCTCCTGATTGACAGTATCAAGTCCAGAATGGATCTCGGTGAGAACGCATATGACTTTGAGAAACAGCCTTCGGTTCTGCTTTTGATCGGCGTGAACGGCGTCGGCAAGACGACGACCGCAGGAAAAATGGCGGCGCAGGCGAAGGCAAACGGAAAACGTGTTCTGCTCGCCGGAGCCGATACCTTCCGCGCGGCGGCCATCGAGCAGCTCGAGGCTTGGTCGCAGCGGGCAGGAGTCGAGATGGTCAAATCTTCGGCGGGAGCGGATCCGGCTGCCGTTGTGTTTGATGCCTGCCAGGCGGCGCGGGCACGCCGTACGGATCTTCTGATTTGCGATACGGCGGGGCGTTTACACAACAAGAAAAATCTCATGGAAGAACTCAGAAAGATAGACCGTGTGCTGCAGAGAGAACTTCCGGATTATCGCCGCGAGACCCTTCTCGTGCTGGACGGCACAACGGGACAGAATGCAATAGAACAGGCCAAGGAGTTCGGCGACATCTGCGAGATTTCCGGTGTCGCGCTGACAAAGCTCGACGGATCGGCCAAGGGCGGCGTTGCGATTGCGATTCAGGCGGAGTTAAAGTTGCCGGTCAAGTTCATCGGAGTCGGCGAAAAAATAGACGACCTCAGGAAGTTTGACGCAGCGCAGTATGTCGAAGCGCTGTTTGCGCGTCATACGGACAGTGAGAGTGAAGAGGAGGCAGAGTCATCATGGAACCAATGA
- the ilvA gene encoding threonine ammonia-lyase, protein MEPMTLEAFEEASECVREVTKETKLIYSDFFSRQSGNKVYLKPENMQQTGAYKVRGAYYKIATMDEEARKKGLITASAGNHAQGVAFAAKLAGIKATVCMPKVTPLMKINRTKALGAEVVLYGDVFDDALQRAYEIAAETGATIVHPFDDLTVATGQGSIAMEIVKELPTVDYILVPIGGGGLASGVSTLAKLLNPNIHVIGVEPENAACMKASLEAGEVITLPSANTIADGTAVKRPGEKLFPYIQKNVDSIITIQDNELIVSFLDMVENHKMIVENSGLLTVAALKHLDIKNKKIVSILSGGNMDVITMASLIQHGLIQRDRIFTVSVLLPDRPGQLARVAEVIAEESGNVIKLEHNQFVSINRNAAVELRITMEAFGTEHKEKICERLKQEGYRPKLVRSKGTYSE, encoded by the coding sequence ATGGAACCAATGACATTGGAGGCATTTGAAGAGGCGAGCGAGTGCGTGCGCGAGGTGACCAAGGAGACCAAACTGATCTACTCGGATTTCTTTTCACGTCAGAGCGGAAACAAGGTCTACTTAAAGCCCGAGAATATGCAGCAAACCGGCGCCTACAAGGTGCGCGGCGCTTATTATAAGATTGCGACCATGGACGAGGAAGCGCGGAAAAAAGGACTTATCACCGCATCTGCGGGTAACCACGCACAGGGAGTTGCTTTTGCGGCGAAGCTTGCCGGCATCAAGGCAACCGTCTGCATGCCGAAGGTAACACCGCTCATGAAGATTAACCGCACCAAGGCGCTCGGCGCCGAGGTGGTGCTGTACGGCGATGTGTTCGACGATGCGCTGCAGCGCGCCTATGAGATTGCGGCGGAAACCGGTGCGACCATCGTGCATCCGTTCGACGATTTGACGGTTGCAACCGGACAGGGTAGCATCGCAATGGAAATCGTGAAGGAGCTACCGACCGTCGATTACATTTTGGTGCCGATTGGCGGCGGCGGTCTTGCGAGCGGTGTTTCGACCCTCGCGAAGCTCCTGAACCCGAACATCCATGTGATCGGTGTCGAGCCGGAAAATGCGGCCTGCATGAAGGCTTCGCTCGAGGCGGGAGAGGTTATAACGCTGCCGAGCGCCAACACCATTGCGGACGGCACGGCGGTGAAGCGTCCCGGCGAAAAGCTTTTCCCCTATATTCAGAAGAATGTGGACAGCATCATCACGATTCAAGACAATGAGCTCATTGTCTCCTTCCTGGATATGGTTGAGAATCACAAGATGATCGTCGAAAATTCCGGCCTTCTGACAGTCGCGGCGCTCAAACACCTCGACATCAAAAACAAGAAGATTGTGAGCATACTCTCGGGCGGAAACATGGATGTGATTACCATGGCTTCGCTGATTCAGCACGGCCTCATCCAGAGAGACCGCATCTTCACGGTCTCGGTTCTGCTTCCCGATCGCCCGGGTCAGCTGGCGCGGGTCGCTGAGGTTATTGCCGAGGAGAGCGGCAACGTCATCAAGCTCGAGCACAATCAGTTTGTCAGCATCAACCGCAATGCGGCCGTGGAACTCCGCATCACCATGGAGGCCTTCGGAACCGAACACAAGGAGAAAATTTGCGAGCGCTTGAAGCAGGAGGGCTATCGCCCGAAACTTGTGCGTTCAAAGGGGACCTACAGTGAATGA